In Fibrobacter sp. UBA4297, a genomic segment contains:
- a CDS encoding HAD-IIA family hydrolase, with amino-acid sequence MKKVKAVVFDLDGTLYLSGRPYPGAVETVNRVAKRVPVYYLSNNTSKSPVFYENRLKVMGLPLADDSIISALYLSLNAIHERKIKNVFFFANPEVYEWFAAQDPSLNLRPSVEETELVLVAYHNSFDYRELCELSFRVQRGIPFWVTHTDFVCPDERGPVPDIGSFMALLKTAYGVEPEMSFGKPNPAMLSGLLKLYRPEEILFVGDRLYTDFELAKRSGCRFVLPLCGESKMADVEKLDVKPEYIVNNVSEIDFNAFLEGKK; translated from the coding sequence GTGAAAAAAGTAAAAGCTGTTGTTTTCGATTTAGACGGAACTCTCTATTTGAGTGGCCGCCCATATCCTGGTGCGGTCGAAACGGTCAATCGCGTCGCTAAGCGCGTGCCGGTCTATTACCTGAGCAACAATACGAGCAAGTCTCCTGTCTTTTACGAGAACCGCCTCAAGGTCATGGGGCTTCCGCTGGCTGATGATTCCATCATTTCGGCGCTGTACCTCTCGCTCAATGCGATTCACGAACGTAAGATTAAGAACGTCTTTTTCTTTGCGAACCCGGAAGTGTACGAATGGTTTGCTGCGCAGGACCCGAGCCTCAATTTGCGCCCCTCGGTTGAAGAAACGGAACTTGTGCTTGTCGCTTACCACAACAGCTTTGACTACCGTGAACTTTGCGAACTTTCGTTCCGTGTGCAGCGTGGAATCCCGTTCTGGGTCACGCATACGGATTTTGTCTGCCCCGATGAACGCGGCCCAGTGCCCGATATCGGTAGCTTCATGGCGCTTCTCAAGACCGCTTACGGTGTCGAACCCGAAATGAGCTTTGGCAAGCCGAACCCGGCAATGCTTTCGGGACTTTTGAAACTTTACCGCCCGGAAGAAATCCTCTTTGTGGGTGACCGCCTCTATACGGACTTTGAACTGGCGAAACGTTCCGGTTGCCGTTTTGTGCTGCCGCTATGCGGTGAATCGAAAATGGCGGATGTCGAGAAACTCGACGTGAAACCTGAATATATTGTCAACAACGTTAGTGAAATAGATTTCAACGCCTTTTTAGAAGGAAAAAAATAA
- a CDS encoding metal ABC transporter solute-binding protein, Zn/Mn family codes for MRRIALLLLLVLIPAAFVCANDGRITVAVSLQPYATLVKMLGGDRVNVVTLLPPGADPHNFEPKPAVIKAFSVAQVYFSDGSGLDKTWMPRFLGANKNVKVIDISKNIKWMKSEHDDHGILGHHHDEDELDPHIWTSPNRVRLLADNIFFELKKLDPEHVVYFANRNAELQDQLALVERHLNETVMSLPLERRSFIVFHPSYGYLAKDYKLKQYAIEVNGKEPKPRDLANLIKVGRKKGVKTVFVQPEFSKRAAETIAKELGAVVVETDPLSADFIGNTNKLINALKEACKK; via the coding sequence ATGCGTCGTATTGCTCTTTTGCTGTTGCTCGTCTTGATTCCTGCTGCTTTTGTATGCGCTAACGATGGGCGTATTACTGTTGCTGTTTCTTTGCAACCTTATGCGACGCTTGTGAAAATGCTGGGTGGCGACCGTGTGAATGTGGTGACGCTTTTGCCGCCGGGGGCTGACCCGCACAATTTTGAACCAAAGCCTGCTGTCATCAAGGCTTTTTCTGTGGCGCAGGTGTATTTCTCGGATGGCTCTGGCTTGGACAAAACGTGGATGCCACGCTTTCTGGGTGCGAACAAAAACGTAAAGGTGATTGATATTTCCAAAAACATCAAGTGGATGAAGTCGGAACATGACGATCACGGTATCCTTGGCCACCACCACGATGAAGATGAACTAGATCCGCACATTTGGACTTCTCCGAATCGAGTTAGGCTTTTGGCAGACAACATTTTCTTTGAACTCAAGAAACTTGATCCGGAGCATGTTGTCTATTTTGCAAACAGAAATGCAGAACTTCAGGATCAGCTTGCGCTGGTGGAACGTCACTTGAATGAAACCGTAATGAGTCTGCCACTTGAAAGACGTTCGTTTATTGTGTTCCATCCGTCCTATGGCTATTTGGCTAAGGATTACAAGCTCAAGCAGTATGCTATTGAAGTAAACGGCAAGGAGCCGAAACCTAGGGATTTGGCAAACCTCATTAAGGTTGGCCGTAAAAAAGGCGTGAAGACGGTTTTTGTGCAGCCGGAATTTAGCAAGCGCGCTGCCGAGACGATTGCGAAGGAACTTGGGGCCGTTGTCGTTGAAACGGATCCGTTGTCCGCGGATTTTATCGGCAATACGAATAAGCTTATCAATGCTCTTAAAGAGGCTTGCAAAAAGTAA
- the purT gene encoding formate-dependent phosphoribosylglycinamide formyltransferase, whose amino-acid sequence MAEIGTPLSSSATKVLFCGSGELGKEVIIEMMRLGVEVIAVDRYANAPGMQVAHRSYVINMLDGKELRAVIEKEKPDYIVPEVEAIATDTLVELEKEGYNVIPTAKATKLTMNREGIRRLAAEELGLKTSPYRFADNFEDFKAAVKEIGIPCVVKPVMSSSGHGQSVIKTEADIENSWNISQTGGRTGAASRVIVEGFVPFDYEITLLTVRHVGGTSFLEPIGHHQVGGDYQESWQPQPMKPELLEQAKVIAKKVTDALGGRGIFGVELFVCKDEVLFSEVSPRPHDTGMVTLISQDLSEFALHARAILGLPIPNIAFHGPSASKAIVVDGNSDHVKFSGLEEVLAEPDTGLRLFGKPELKGHRRMGVLLARRDTVEEAKATVMAMREKVKISL is encoded by the coding sequence ATGGCAGAAATCGGTACACCTCTAAGTTCTAGTGCAACAAAGGTTCTCTTTTGCGGTTCTGGCGAGCTCGGCAAGGAAGTCATCATCGAGATGATGCGTCTTGGCGTCGAAGTGATTGCTGTGGACCGTTACGCCAACGCTCCGGGCATGCAGGTGGCTCATCGCAGCTATGTCATCAACATGCTCGATGGCAAGGAACTCCGCGCTGTCATTGAAAAGGAAAAACCGGACTACATCGTACCGGAAGTCGAAGCGATTGCAACGGACACGCTCGTGGAACTCGAAAAGGAAGGCTACAATGTCATCCCGACTGCGAAGGCCACCAAGCTTACGATGAACCGCGAAGGCATCCGCCGTTTGGCTGCCGAAGAGCTCGGACTCAAGACGAGCCCGTACCGCTTTGCGGATAACTTTGAAGATTTCAAGGCTGCGGTCAAGGAAATCGGCATCCCGTGCGTTGTAAAGCCGGTGATGAGTTCTTCGGGGCACGGTCAGAGCGTCATCAAGACCGAAGCCGACATTGAAAATTCCTGGAACATTTCCCAGACGGGTGGTCGCACGGGGGCTGCGAGCCGCGTGATTGTCGAAGGCTTTGTGCCGTTCGATTACGAAATTACTTTGCTCACGGTCCGCCATGTGGGTGGCACGAGCTTCCTCGAACCGATTGGACACCATCAGGTGGGCGGTGACTATCAGGAATCTTGGCAGCCGCAGCCGATGAAGCCGGAACTCTTGGAACAGGCAAAGGTGATTGCGAAGAAGGTCACGGACGCTCTTGGCGGTCGTGGCATCTTTGGCGTGGAACTTTTCGTTTGCAAGGACGAGGTCTTGTTCAGCGAAGTCTCCCCGCGTCCGCACGATACGGGCATGGTGACGCTTATTTCACAGGACCTCTCAGAATTTGCTTTGCACGCCCGCGCTATTCTCGGTCTCCCAATCCCGAACATCGCTTTCCATGGCCCGAGTGCATCGAAGGCTATCGTTGTCGATGGCAATTCCGACCATGTGAAGTTCAGCGGCTTGGAAGAAGTTCTTGCGGAACCGGATACGGGTCTTCGCTTGTTCGGAAAGCCGGAACTCAAGGGCCACCGCCGTATGGGCGTTCTCCTTGCTCGCCGCGACACTGTCGAAGAAGCCAAAGCAACTGTCATGGCTATGCGCGAAAAAGTGAAAATTAGTTTGTAG
- a CDS encoding RsmE family RNA methyltransferase yields the protein MKTPDSRFYCPLITVGTIILDENESSHAVRVCRAANGDTLQLCDGLGHYADATITKADAKACEVRVDTVEDAALKRPRLNLGIACLKDDALEEVVFHAAQTETDSIIFLRTDYSQEPKNSDLKKTVRRAELKSLVSLKQSKKPWMTRIEGPIEFDKWLKDYQGDLILCDIDGERKLDLEGNADENCSAGERAATPVTLLVGPEGGFSPREIETIKTFRNGKVHLLNLGNTRLRARTAAIIALGKVL from the coding sequence ATGAAAACTCCCGATAGCCGTTTCTATTGCCCGCTGATTACAGTCGGCACAATCATTCTCGACGAAAACGAAAGTAGCCATGCCGTACGCGTTTGCCGCGCCGCAAATGGCGATACGCTACAACTCTGCGACGGCCTCGGGCATTACGCCGATGCAACAATCACCAAGGCAGACGCCAAGGCCTGCGAAGTCCGCGTAGATACCGTCGAAGATGCCGCGCTCAAGCGCCCGCGCCTAAACCTCGGCATTGCCTGCCTCAAGGATGACGCACTCGAAGAAGTCGTATTCCATGCGGCACAAACTGAAACGGATAGCATCATCTTTTTGCGCACGGACTATTCACAGGAGCCCAAGAACTCCGACTTGAAAAAGACAGTTCGACGCGCCGAGCTCAAATCACTCGTGAGTCTCAAGCAATCCAAAAAGCCCTGGATGACGCGCATCGAGGGGCCGATTGAATTCGACAAGTGGCTCAAGGATTATCAGGGAGACTTGATTCTCTGCGATATCGACGGAGAACGCAAATTGGATTTGGAAGGAAACGCCGACGAGAACTGTTCCGCCGGAGAACGCGCGGCCACTCCCGTTACTTTGCTTGTAGGTCCTGAAGGCGGATTTTCGCCACGCGAAATCGAAACAATAAAGACCTTCCGCAACGGGAAGGTCCATCTGTTGAATCTCGGCAATACGCGCTTGCGTGCGCGCACTGCTGCAATAATTGCGTTAGGAAAGGTGCTGTAG
- the ybeY gene encoding rRNA maturation RNase YbeY, translated as MPDPASKKKDYTIDFLCEGNIESFPWKDKFEAMARKLLAEEGTENNVNIVLCTDEFVREMNKNYRGLDKVTDVLSFEWHEEIPGEEEMLGEIYIARDQVKRQAPQYGNSFFAEMKRVIVHGLLHLSGYDHIKAADRKVMRARECEFLGLDPYKDKESMENG; from the coding sequence ATGCCAGACCCTGCTAGTAAAAAGAAAGACTACACTATCGATTTCCTGTGCGAGGGGAATATCGAGTCCTTCCCGTGGAAGGATAAGTTCGAAGCTATGGCCCGCAAGCTCCTTGCCGAAGAAGGCACGGAGAACAACGTCAACATTGTGCTCTGCACCGACGAGTTCGTTCGCGAGATGAACAAGAACTACCGCGGGCTCGACAAGGTGACGGACGTGCTTTCGTTCGAATGGCACGAAGAAATCCCGGGCGAAGAAGAAATGCTCGGCGAAATCTACATCGCAAGGGATCAGGTCAAGCGCCAGGCCCCGCAGTACGGCAATAGCTTTTTTGCCGAGATGAAGCGCGTGATTGTTCACGGACTACTCCACCTGTCGGGGTACGACCATATCAAGGCCGCCGACCGCAAGGTGATGCGCGCCCGCGAATGCGAGTTCTTGGGACTGGATCCGTACAAGGACAAGGAGAGCATGGAAAATGGGTGA
- a CDS encoding metal ABC transporter ATP-binding protein: MQKVMAAIDIKNLSFGYGKSPVLTDVNLSIDENDFVAIIGPNGGGKSTLMRLMVGLLKPTSGTVRVFGEKVPTKKVAIGYVPQNTNKNIDFPITVGECVATGKTGLSPKSDEVNAALERVYIAGFLDRRLGELSGGERQRVLIARSLVCNPKILFLDEPSNNIDVAGIEALYSMLAEFSETMTIVIVTHDLMALSHKVKSVVCVNHSVHYHEGANLTEEMLHSTYGCEVDLIAHGVPHRVLGSHDHTHGGCCEHHHHEVVDR, encoded by the coding sequence TTGCAAAAAGTAATGGCCGCCATTGATATCAAAAACCTCTCGTTTGGCTATGGAAAGTCGCCCGTGCTTACGGACGTGAACTTGTCTATAGACGAAAATGACTTTGTTGCCATTATCGGGCCGAATGGCGGTGGCAAGTCCACGCTGATGAGGTTGATGGTTGGGCTTTTGAAGCCTACGTCTGGGACTGTGCGCGTGTTTGGCGAAAAGGTCCCGACGAAGAAAGTGGCTATCGGCTATGTGCCGCAAAACACGAACAAGAATATCGATTTCCCGATTACGGTGGGCGAGTGCGTTGCGACTGGCAAGACGGGGCTTTCTCCCAAGTCGGATGAAGTGAACGCAGCACTCGAACGCGTGTATATCGCAGGCTTCTTGGACCGCCGTCTGGGTGAACTGAGTGGCGGTGAACGCCAGCGCGTCTTGATTGCCCGTTCTCTTGTTTGCAATCCGAAGATCCTCTTTTTGGATGAACCGTCCAATAACATTGACGTTGCGGGGATAGAAGCGCTTTATAGCATGCTCGCGGAATTCAGCGAGACGATGACGATTGTGATTGTAACGCACGACCTGATGGCGCTATCGCATAAGGTAAAAAGCGTTGTTTGCGTGAACCACTCCGTGCATTATCACGAAGGGGCTAACCTGACCGAAGAAATGCTCCATAGCACTTACGGTTGTGAAGTCGACTTGATTGCCCACGGGGTGCCGCACCGCGTTCTCGGGAGCCATGACCATACCCACGGCGGCTGCTGCGAGCATCACCACCACGAAGTGGTGGATAGGTAG